Proteins encoded within one genomic window of bacterium:
- a CDS encoding DNA methyltransferase produces the protein MKNKMDLYCATFVSGGQSIIERQLKKKPKDRFRLVEVIDGMAIFETDYTPHELRQMRFFTNIFVILNGLYFKEDMSFENLFKRFINDGVHNKSHVRTLLGQHRETFKIVVAENNQTIGFDRVYLQKAETVVEKDLGMKLSVREPQRELWFMRRNKLRVNKENVEEVDEEWNEAVAKATADKNGNTVGDTEGELTPLGEVLEPKNKNIRLICALRLTQLSEDKKHHRAGELPPEVAELLILESNPTPKDIILDPFCGYGGILKERVHFNAYKNAIGVDSHERAIEGIHKELNRQINTRKNIKLIHGDFFELKEETIPKGSITKIITDPPWTSFRGKSVFKDHAFENNKIDYNEMLTKFEYVLMRGGKAIILIVGDKEEFENNLFNFQKTMKLDRTTHILVAGKKAAIYNISRQ, from the coding sequence ATGAAAAATAAAATGGATTTATACTGCGCTACCTTTGTAAGTGGCGGACAGAGCATAATAGAGAGACAACTTAAGAAAAAGCCAAAGGATAGATTTAGACTTGTAGAAGTAATTGATGGTATGGCGATTTTTGAAACTGACTATACTCCGCATGAGTTAAGACAAATGCGTTTTTTTACTAATATATTTGTTATATTAAACGGTCTATATTTCAAGGAAGATATGTCTTTTGAAAACTTGTTCAAGAGATTTATAAATGATGGTGTGCACAACAAATCACATGTCAGAACTCTACTAGGACAACACAGAGAAACTTTTAAAATTGTTGTTGCAGAAAACAATCAGACAATTGGTTTTGATCGTGTATATCTACAAAAAGCAGAAACGGTTGTTGAAAAAGATCTAGGAATGAAGCTTTCTGTTCGTGAACCCCAAAGAGAACTTTGGTTTATGAGAAGAAATAAGCTTAGGGTTAACAAAGAGAATGTTGAAGAAGTTGACGAAGAGTGGAATGAGGCGGTAGCAAAAGCTACAGCTGACAAGAACGGAAACACAGTAGGGGATACAGAGGGTGAACTAACACCACTTGGTGAAGTATTGGAACCAAAGAATAAGAACATAAGACTTATTTGTGCACTTAGACTAACTCAACTTTCTGAAGACAAAAAACATCATAGAGCTGGCGAGCTTCCTCCAGAAGTTGCCGAGCTTCTAATACTGGAATCTAACCCAACTCCAAAGGATATTATTCTTGATCCATTTTGTGGTTATGGAGGAATTCTAAAAGAGCGTGTTCACTTTAATGCATATAAAAATGCTATTGGTGTTGATTCACATGAGCGTGCTATTGAAGGAATTCACAAAGAATTAAACAGACAAATCAATACCAGAAAGAATATAAAATTAATTCACGGAGATTTCTTTGAATTAAAAGAAGAAACTATTCCAAAGGGTTCAATTACAAAAATTATTACTGATCCACCATGGACAAGTTTCCGTGGAAAAAGTGTATTCAAAGATCATGCTTTTGAGAATAATAAAATCGATTATAATGAAATGCTTACTAAATTTGAGTATGTTCTAATGAGAGGCGGAAAAGCTATTATATTAATAGTGGGGGATAAGGAGGAGTTTGAAAATAATCTATTCAATTTTCAAAAGACTATGAAATTAGACAGAACAACTCATATTCTTGTGGCTGGAAAAAAGGCTGCCATTTACAATATCTCAAGACAATAA
- a CDS encoding alpha/beta hydrolase translates to MKIVLIPGLFSSFFMMEKLKDRLKGLYPTANIDSISSSWFTNVSNAKEELGKHISDNYSPDEDLVIIGHSFGGQLATHFIDDSRVKAVVTIGAPSHNPMDYPFRVWPIQNLYFFQSLFNFRFRLKEKHRAKLFGGVLPDYVEALSYGWLALQVCMGAVLGNFAPKVKSVGKLLAFYCDGDPTILPKVVKKLARRYHGREIGISCPHHYPILEDNKLDLIVSETQAYLTELKVR, encoded by the coding sequence TTGAAAATTGTACTAATTCCCGGACTTTTCAGTTCATTCTTTATGATGGAAAAATTGAAAGATCGGCTGAAAGGACTTTATCCCACAGCAAATATCGATTCAATTTCTTCGTCTTGGTTTACAAACGTAAGCAACGCAAAGGAAGAACTTGGAAAGCACATCTCTGACAACTATAGCCCTGATGAAGACTTGGTCATTATCGGGCATTCATTCGGTGGACAGCTTGCTACACACTTCATCGATGATTCAAGGGTTAAGGCCGTGGTCACAATTGGTGCCCCCAGTCATAATCCAATGGATTATCCGTTTCGCGTGTGGCCCATCCAAAATCTCTACTTCTTTCAATCCCTGTTCAACTTCAGGTTCCGCCTGAAGGAAAAACATAGAGCGAAGTTATTTGGAGGAGTCCTGCCGGACTACGTCGAAGCACTGAGTTACGGATGGCTTGCGTTGCAAGTCTGCATGGGTGCCGTACTCGGTAACTTTGCCCCAAAGGTTAAGTCCGTAGGCAAACTGCTTGCATTTTATTGTGATGGAGACCCAACTATTTTGCCGAAAGTTGTCAAGAAATTGGCACGTCGGTATCATGGAAGGGAGATTGGTATTTCATGCCCTCATCACTATCCAATTCTCGAGGACAACAAGCTTGATTTGATCGTAAGTGAGACTCAAGCATACCTCACAGAACTCAAGGTTCGTTAA
- the proS gene encoding proline--tRNA ligase, with protein sequence MEGGSNKADTNKSKASNIITPRSEDYSAWYLDVIAAADMAEYSPVKGCMIIKPTGYAIWENMQKYLDSRFKETGVENAYFPLFIPERFLNKEKDHVEGFAPEVAMVTHAGGKKLDEPLVIRPTSETIIYDTFSRWIQSYRDLPLLINQWANVVRWEMRPRLFLRTVEFLWQEGHTVHETEKEADDKAREMLEVYREFAENILAIPVILGTKSESEKFAGAFKTYCVEAIMQDGKALQFGTSHHLGQNFAKAFDVKFLGRDNTEQFGWQTSWGVSTRMIGGLIMTHADDKGLVLPPKIAPNQVVITTIINNDEDREAIIAKAEEVSSWLKEGGIRVKIDTRDIRPGEKFYEWERKGVPVRIELGKKDLANDTLFIARRDTGEKVSITTDDVVITVSNLLEEIQNNLFAKAGDYRKEKERTVDTWEDFVKEIEAGNFVLAHWSGDADVEAQIKEETAATIRCIAFDQVQDDGVCIKSGKPSKGRVIFAKSY encoded by the coding sequence ATGGAAGGTGGTTCCAATAAGGCTGATACAAACAAGTCTAAAGCAAGCAATATTATCACCCCAAGATCAGAGGATTATTCTGCATGGTATTTGGATGTTATTGCAGCTGCGGACATGGCAGAATATAGTCCAGTAAAAGGATGTATGATTATCAAGCCAACAGGATATGCCATATGGGAAAACATGCAAAAATACCTAGACTCTAGGTTCAAAGAAACAGGGGTAGAAAATGCATACTTTCCACTATTTATTCCTGAACGTTTTTTAAATAAGGAAAAAGATCACGTAGAAGGCTTTGCACCTGAGGTTGCAATGGTCACACATGCCGGAGGAAAGAAGTTAGATGAGCCATTGGTTATCAGACCAACATCGGAAACAATTATTTATGATACTTTTTCACGATGGATACAATCGTACAGAGACCTACCTCTACTTATCAATCAATGGGCAAACGTTGTGAGATGGGAAATGAGACCTCGTCTATTCCTTAGAACTGTAGAATTCCTATGGCAAGAAGGTCACACTGTACATGAGACTGAAAAAGAGGCTGATGACAAGGCAAGAGAAATGCTTGAAGTTTACAGAGAATTTGCTGAGAACATTTTAGCAATCCCAGTAATTCTTGGAACAAAATCTGAATCAGAAAAATTTGCTGGTGCATTTAAAACATATTGTGTTGAAGCAATTATGCAGGATGGAAAAGCATTGCAATTTGGAACATCGCATCACCTTGGCCAAAACTTTGCTAAAGCCTTTGATGTTAAATTCCTAGGCCGCGATAATACTGAGCAATTTGGTTGGCAAACAAGTTGGGGAGTAAGCACAAGAATGATTGGTGGACTTATAATGACTCATGCAGATGATAAAGGGTTGGTTCTGCCTCCAAAAATCGCCCCTAATCAAGTTGTAATTACAACAATTATAAATAACGATGAAGACAGGGAAGCTATCATTGCTAAAGCTGAAGAAGTTTCATCATGGCTAAAAGAAGGAGGTATAAGAGTTAAAATTGACACAAGAGATATTAGACCAGGTGAGAAATTTTACGAATGGGAGAGAAAGGGTGTTCCTGTTAGAATTGAACTTGGTAAAAAAGATCTTGCAAATGATACGCTATTTATTGCAAGAAGAGATACTGGAGAGAAGGTTTCAATTACTACTGATGATGTTGTAATCACTGTTTCAAACCTACTTGAAGAAATTCAAAATAATCTATTTGCAAAAGCTGGTGATTATAGAAAAGAAAAAGAAAGAACAGTTGATACATGGGAAGATTTTGTTAAAGAAATTGAAGCTGGTAATTTTGTTCTTGCGCACTGGTCAGGTGATGCTGACGTCGAAGCACAAATTAAAGAAGAAACAGCTGCAACAATTAGATGTATTGCGTTTGATCAAGTACAAGATGACGGAGTTTGTATAAAGTCTGGTAAGCCATCTAAAGGTAGGGTTATCTTTGCAAAGTCGTACTAA
- a CDS encoding histidine phosphatase family protein has product MKRGDIFLSKEQFDEEKKRQLTDLTYHAFNRESCEEALSRFKDGVSNIVKDNEGKIILVVTHGTILNLFFASLLNIGIDGLNELWKKTDFCAYGIVEGNTVKKDII; this is encoded by the coding sequence GTGAAAAGAGGAGATATTTTTTTGTCAAAAGAACAATTTGATGAAGAAAAGAAGAGACAATTAACAGACTTGACTTATCATGCATTTAACAGGGAGTCTTGCGAAGAAGCCTTGAGTAGGTTTAAAGATGGTGTATCAAATATAGTTAAGGATAATGAAGGAAAAATTATTTTAGTTGTCACACATGGTACTATATTAAATTTATTCTTTGCGTCCTTACTAAATATTGGTATCGATGGGTTAAATGAACTTTGGAAAAAAACAGATTTTTGTGCGTATGGAATTGTAGAAGGGAATACCGTGAAAAAAGATATTATCTAA
- a CDS encoding HI0074 family nucleotidyltransferase substrate-binding subunit — protein sequence MKEKLDKKIKEFLNALDRFDEVLEPKNAIERDALIKRFEFTFDTGWKSLKNFLEVEYSQQEIQSPIQAFKAAFLVSVFNEDDVQKWTKMRDTRNQTAHEYEVQIAEEVAVLAKSMSETFHNLSKLFIK from the coding sequence ATGAAGGAAAAACTAGATAAAAAAATTAAAGAGTTTCTAAACGCCCTTGATCGTTTTGATGAAGTTCTGGAGCCTAAAAACGCCATTGAAAGAGATGCTTTGATTAAAAGATTTGAGTTTACCTTTGACACAGGATGGAAGTCGCTCAAAAATTTTCTTGAAGTAGAATATTCACAACAAGAAATTCAATCCCCAATACAAGCCTTTAAGGCTGCGTTCCTAGTTTCAGTATTCAATGAAGATGATGTACAAAAATGGACTAAAATGAGAGACACTCGTAATCAGACGGCACATGAATATGAAGTGCAGATTGCAGAAGAAGTGGCTGTATTGGCTAAATCTATGTCAGAAACTTTTCATAATTTATCAAAATTATTTATTAAATAA
- a CDS encoding nucleotidyltransferase domain-containing protein, with product MKLAEQDRKMIKAGILDILKSYIRLSEYKVFFFGSRVNGTAGERSDIDVGIIGEKIDISKLLEIQEKLKDLKTPYTVNLIDFSNVSDSFKETAMKNVEYFG from the coding sequence ATGAAATTAGCAGAACAAGATAGAAAAATGATAAAGGCAGGAATTCTAGATATTTTGAAGTCTTATATTAGGTTATCTGAGTATAAAGTATTTTTCTTTGGCTCTCGAGTGAATGGTACAGCGGGAGAGCGTTCAGACATAGATGTTGGAATAATTGGAGAAAAAATAGATATATCTAAACTATTAGAGATACAAGAAAAACTTAAAGATTTAAAAACTCCTTACACTGTAAACTTAATAGACTTTTCAAATGTCAGTGATAGTTTTAAAGAGACTGCAATGAAGAATGTTGAATATTTTGGTTAA
- a CDS encoding ABC-F family ATP-binding cassette domain-containing protein, giving the protein MSLIKAEKINKSYGLIDVLSDISFSIDKGQKVALVGNNGTGKTTLLKIIAGIEEYDSGSLNILKNTRVGYLPQDTSFVEDESVETYLKRTATNDDNVPDYDFAHKMKLILSGFGLNNIDLQHNVSKLSSGQKSKIILAGILLKGVDLLLLDEPTNNLDLPALIWLENYIKETETACILISHDRRFLDKVVNKIFEIDWLTHNLNITNGTYSDYLETLKKRLHRQKEEYSNQQEEIDRLSKRAHEMKMESARGSKWVGSDNDKYVQGYNRDMAGKAGRKGKVIDKRVDQIDKIEKPIERSSFEISLNAEKNPGTMDIRLLDVIAGYSNSKNLSDLGLNVNVDVDGNNANFKIGPISFELNYGQRVAIMGLNGTGKSTLLKTITGQLKPLEGKVEFGSGLKIGNMMQEHETLPKDKTLLEFLTERAYTDEQDSYVQLAKFGFNEKQMRKPINALSPGGRARLLLSLFSAQSVNLLVLDEPTNHLDIEAVEALEETLKTYKGSVLIVSHDRYFLEQAALDTTYLLSDGKLTRIPDYKSYVENL; this is encoded by the coding sequence ATGAGCCTTATAAAAGCTGAAAAAATTAATAAGAGCTACGGTCTAATTGATGTCCTTTCTGATATCTCATTTTCTATTGATAAGGGTCAGAAAGTGGCACTGGTTGGAAATAACGGAACTGGTAAAACAACTCTGCTTAAAATAATAGCAGGTATTGAAGAGTATGATTCTGGGTCTTTAAATATTCTCAAAAATACCAGAGTTGGATATTTGCCACAAGACACAAGTTTTGTTGAAGATGAATCTGTAGAGACTTATCTAAAAAGAACAGCTACAAATGATGACAACGTACCTGATTATGACTTTGCTCATAAAATGAAGTTAATACTTTCAGGATTTGGACTTAATAATATTGATCTACAACACAATGTTTCAAAATTAAGTAGTGGTCAGAAAAGTAAAATAATTCTTGCTGGAATATTACTAAAGGGAGTAGATTTGTTACTTCTCGATGAACCCACAAATAATCTAGACCTACCAGCGCTTATTTGGCTTGAAAATTATATTAAGGAAACAGAAACCGCTTGTATTTTAATTTCTCACGATAGAAGATTTCTCGATAAAGTAGTCAATAAAATTTTTGAGATAGATTGGCTAACTCACAATTTAAATATTACAAATGGAACATATAGTGATTATTTAGAAACTTTGAAGAAGAGATTACATCGTCAAAAAGAGGAATATTCCAATCAGCAAGAAGAAATAGATAGACTATCTAAACGTGCTCATGAAATGAAAATGGAATCAGCAAGGGGGTCAAAGTGGGTTGGGTCTGATAATGATAAGTATGTTCAAGGGTACAATAGAGATATGGCTGGCAAAGCGGGACGTAAAGGAAAGGTTATCGATAAAAGGGTTGACCAGATAGATAAAATTGAAAAACCAATAGAAAGAAGCTCATTTGAAATATCTCTTAATGCAGAGAAGAATCCTGGTACGATGGATATTAGACTACTGGACGTTATCGCTGGATATTCAAATAGTAAAAATTTGAGCGATTTAGGTTTGAATGTAAACGTTGATGTAGATGGTAATAATGCAAATTTCAAAATCGGACCTATTTCCTTTGAACTAAATTATGGCCAAAGGGTTGCAATTATGGGTTTAAATGGAACAGGAAAGTCTACATTACTAAAAACAATTACGGGGCAACTTAAACCACTGGAAGGAAAAGTGGAATTTGGATCTGGCCTAAAAATTGGAAACATGATGCAGGAGCACGAAACTCTTCCAAAAGATAAAACTCTTCTAGAATTTCTGACAGAGAGAGCCTACACAGATGAACAGGATTCATATGTACAGCTTGCCAAGTTTGGTTTTAATGAAAAACAGATGAGAAAACCAATTAATGCGCTGAGTCCTGGTGGACGAGCAAGATTACTTCTATCACTTTTTTCTGCACAGTCAGTAAACCTGTTGGTATTAGACGAGCCAACTAACCACCTTGATATTGAGGCTGTTGAGGCATTAGAAGAAACACTTAAAACCTACAAAGGTTCAGTTTTAATAGTATCTCACGATAGATATTTTCTGGAACAAGCAGCGCTTGATACTACATATCTTTTGTCAGATGGAAAACTGACAAGAATTCCAGATTATAAAAGTTATGTGGAGAATCTGTAG
- a CDS encoding pitrilysin family protein: protein MKTTEYTLDNGLRVIHQEKEGSKMVDVKIILGAGNFYNNYYGYKPGVAHFLEHVVHEKTEKYQNKKDLTSILTDYGGVRNAATSSIERMSFYATVLEEFAESACDYISQVVFHSKFDQVAVDKHRKIITEELLASFKKSGTKVSNLFNELALAETDFKFHTLGTEESLKEITLEDLQRFYNERFVAQNCILSISGDITIEKCKELSNKYFINIRESTALNSLTHIENLDTKKIPPITLKKQGYVSVPEKQAVVSFGTITKGRDDPRYFALKILLDFLTNSSNSILNIRLREENSLLYNISSIFYTNQLFGYVYFSLNVQPSNIQQCLDIIKHEIKEVSDGKITDIELSQTKKKSEASEIFYNQSIQDESFAYANLRLLFTNVTNQNEFLQKILAVTKEEVIEAAKWLSQNLNILAVCSNEEQKYDF, encoded by the coding sequence ATGAAAACAACAGAATACACACTCGATAATGGACTTCGTGTAATACACCAAGAAAAAGAAGGTTCTAAAATGGTAGATGTTAAAATAATTCTGGGTGCGGGTAATTTTTATAATAACTATTATGGATACAAGCCAGGTGTAGCGCATTTTCTTGAACATGTTGTTCATGAAAAAACAGAGAAGTATCAAAATAAAAAGGACTTAACATCAATTCTGACTGATTACGGGGGAGTTAGAAATGCAGCAACAAGCTCAATAGAGAGAATGTCATTTTACGCCACAGTGTTAGAGGAATTTGCAGAGAGCGCCTGCGATTATATATCACAGGTAGTATTTCATTCAAAATTTGACCAGGTGGCAGTTGATAAGCATAGGAAAATTATTACGGAAGAATTATTAGCATCTTTCAAAAAATCTGGAACAAAAGTCTCTAATTTATTTAATGAGTTAGCACTCGCTGAAACGGATTTTAAATTTCACACTTTAGGAACGGAAGAATCGCTCAAGGAAATCACTCTAGAGGATTTACAAAGATTTTATAATGAGAGATTTGTAGCGCAAAACTGCATACTATCTATAAGTGGCGATATTACTATTGAAAAATGTAAGGAGTTGTCCAATAAATACTTTATTAATATAAGAGAAAGCACAGCTCTAAATTCTCTAACCCATATTGAAAATTTGGATACAAAAAAAATACCTCCAATAACTCTAAAAAAACAGGGTTATGTATCAGTACCTGAAAAACAAGCTGTTGTTAGTTTTGGAACTATTACCAAAGGACGGGATGATCCTAGATATTTTGCTTTAAAGATATTGCTAGATTTTTTAACAAATTCATCTAATTCAATTTTAAACATAAGATTACGAGAAGAAAATAGCTTACTGTATAATATATCCAGTATTTTTTACACAAATCAACTATTTGGTTATGTATATTTTAGTTTAAATGTCCAGCCTTCAAACATACAACAATGCCTGGATATTATTAAGCATGAGATAAAGGAGGTTTCTGATGGTAAAATAACTGATATTGAATTGAGTCAGACAAAAAAGAAGTCAGAAGCTTCAGAAATATTTTACAATCAGTCCATTCAAGATGAATCATTTGCATATGCAAATCTTAGATTATTATTTACTAATGTTACGAATCAAAATGAATTTTTACAAAAAATCTTAGCCGTCACAAAAGAAGAGGTAATAGAAGCTGCAAAATGGCTATCACAGAATCTAAACATCCTTGCTGTTTGTTCTAATGAGGAGCAAAAATATGATTTCTAG
- a CDS encoding lysophospholipid acyltransferase family protein, translating into MNTFSKITQFIAWFIIIGLTKPFFKIEIKNKHNLIGVRPPAILISNHIRFYDSFLYRIAVGLFSPLAPIRFMGVKKFHNPIMNFMYTVGLIPLIYALMGVVVVVTGQGTSKNLEGAKKALKGGAVIAMFPEGRMYYDDTVGPFKWGAAILAEEADVPLMPFAIRKHGKRVIINVGKPFNIDKTKGPTENTELMRDVVVDLFNAIKF; encoded by the coding sequence ATGAACACTTTTTCAAAAATTACACAATTCATCGCTTGGTTTATAATCATAGGGCTTACAAAGCCATTTTTCAAAATTGAAATAAAAAACAAACATAATTTAATTGGAGTCAGGCCACCAGCAATTTTAATATCAAATCACATTAGATTCTATGATAGCTTCTTATACAGAATAGCAGTTGGTCTTTTTTCACCACTTGCACCAATAAGATTTATGGGGGTTAAGAAATTTCATAACCCAATAATGAATTTTATGTATACCGTAGGTCTTATTCCACTCATATATGCGCTTATGGGAGTTGTTGTTGTTGTAACAGGACAAGGTACAAGTAAAAACCTAGAAGGTGCCAAAAAAGCATTAAAAGGTGGAGCTGTAATTGCAATGTTTCCAGAAGGTAGAATGTATTACGATGATACCGTTGGTCCATTTAAATGGGGTGCAGCAATTTTAGCTGAAGAAGCTGATGTTCCACTAATGCCATTTGCAATTAGAAAGCATGGTAAAAGAGTAATAATCAATGTAGGTAAACCTTTTAATATCGATAAGACAAAGGGCCCAACTGAGAACACAGAGCTTATGAGAGATGTGGTTGTTGATTTGTTTAATGCAATTAAATTTTAA
- a CDS encoding HAD-IB family hydrolase, producing the protein MKIETHSVYVKLSYGLLRRIVALFMKSFLLKETSGFENIPKEGGAIIAMNHQSFFDFLSVAALAPRNVHFLAAEKFFLNKYWRILMIATGQIRVDRKAEDKTKALEGVHKHLKAKTLVGIFPEGTRSHLKDEMLKAYTGIAKFALENKVPIVPVGIIGTHEIMSKADKKPKIKKVLEIHVGIPMHFEKYYGMQEDKEICTYVTERVMMEIEKLSQKKYPHYESPMHNEFTDKNVALIDLDGTLTKDQTQGLFVKYLMEKGYISKKDSFLIYLWFILYKAGLVSNPKKALGFVLKKFIGEEVSVIDKVVDDFYEISLKNNIYEQSFDLVNKLRNESYYTILTSAAVQPIVKKFAKELGFDDYISTELEVNNGILTGEIKGESHHGINKVYALHKYFDKHKINPKKIIAISDHHSDLPLLRYAEYAISANPNKKLFKYSKKNNIPVLYLNNNELFQYIKSNIIN; encoded by the coding sequence ATGAAAATAGAAACGCATTCAGTTTACGTAAAATTATCTTACGGGCTACTCAGAAGAATAGTAGCCCTTTTTATGAAATCATTCCTTTTGAAGGAAACTTCAGGGTTTGAAAATATTCCAAAAGAAGGTGGGGCAATTATAGCAATGAATCATCAAAGCTTTTTTGACTTTCTATCTGTTGCCGCTCTTGCACCAAGAAATGTTCACTTTCTGGCAGCCGAAAAATTCTTTTTAAATAAATACTGGAGGATACTAATGATAGCAACTGGACAAATTAGAGTTGACAGAAAGGCTGAAGATAAGACAAAGGCGTTAGAGGGTGTACACAAACACCTTAAGGCAAAAACTCTGGTTGGTATTTTTCCAGAAGGTACCAGATCTCATTTAAAAGATGAGATGCTCAAGGCCTATACTGGAATTGCTAAATTTGCGCTTGAAAATAAAGTACCGATTGTACCGGTAGGTATTATTGGAACACATGAAATAATGTCCAAAGCTGACAAAAAGCCAAAGATTAAAAAAGTATTAGAAATTCATGTTGGAATCCCTATGCATTTTGAAAAGTACTACGGAATGCAAGAAGACAAAGAAATATGTACTTACGTAACAGAAAGAGTGATGATGGAAATAGAGAAATTATCTCAAAAGAAATATCCTCATTATGAATCTCCAATGCATAATGAATTTACAGATAAGAATGTTGCATTAATTGACCTTGATGGAACTTTAACAAAGGATCAAACTCAAGGACTTTTTGTAAAATATTTAATGGAGAAGGGTTATATAAGCAAAAAAGACTCATTTCTTATTTATCTATGGTTCATTTTATACAAAGCAGGCCTTGTTAGTAATCCAAAGAAAGCTCTTGGTTTTGTATTAAAGAAATTTATTGGGGAGGAAGTATCTGTTATAGATAAGGTTGTTGATGATTTCTACGAAATATCATTAAAAAACAATATATACGAGCAATCATTTGACTTGGTAAATAAGCTAAGAAATGAATCTTATTACACAATACTTACATCAGCAGCTGTGCAACCAATTGTTAAGAAGTTTGCAAAGGAACTTGGTTTTGATGATTATATTTCTACAGAGCTCGAGGTAAACAACGGAATATTAACAGGAGAAATAAAAGGTGAAAGTCATCATGGAATTAATAAAGTTTACGCTTTACATAAATATTTTGACAAACATAAAATAAATCCTAAGAAAATTATCGCTATAAGCGACCATCACTCTGATTTACCTTTACTAAGGTATGCAGAGTACGCTATATCAGCTAATCCTAATAAAAAATTATTTAAATATTCTAAGAAAAATAATATTCCTGTGTTATACTTAAACAACAATGAACTTTTTCAGTATATCAAGTCTAATATTATCAATTAG
- a CDS encoding ATP-binding protein, producing MSFLTGLLSLTPYFKDGMIMRYGFYWINPGPLYFVFPVMFFIVVSTATYNLISSYVKNRENAVLRGQIRNTLISCIFGFVGGFTNFFPQLFNVYPFGNYLVIFFVVFMAYGVIRYKLVSKKVVSAQIFSVALLIIFIFNIVRSQDTNDIAINVIIFIAFIVFGIFLLKSVNKEIEAREKIEKLAKELEDANVKLKELDQQKSEFISLTSHQLRGPLTAIKGYASMILEGDFGPITDIVRGANNKILQSTSDLVILVGDYLDVSRIEQGRMQYNFERFDLAEEVRTVINELIPTIEKAHLSMAFDIDKDANYTVDADKGKIKQVIGNIIDNSIKYTPHGGIHVWLTRKANSKILITISDTGVGIKSEVLPILFNKFSRAPDASKTNIIGTGLGLYIAKKMIEVHKGRIWVESAGDNKGSSFFIELEGLN from the coding sequence ATGTCATTCCTTACTGGTCTACTCAGTTTAACACCGTACTTTAAGGATGGAATGATTATGCGTTATGGATTCTATTGGATAAACCCAGGTCCATTGTACTTCGTTTTCCCTGTAATGTTCTTTATTGTGGTTAGTACTGCTACTTATAATCTGATCAGTTCTTATGTTAAAAACAGAGAAAACGCAGTATTAAGAGGGCAAATTAGAAATACGTTAATAAGCTGCATATTTGGTTTTGTGGGAGGTTTTACAAACTTTTTTCCCCAACTTTTCAATGTGTACCCTTTTGGTAATTATCTTGTAATTTTCTTTGTTGTATTTATGGCCTATGGAGTTATTCGATATAAACTTGTTTCTAAAAAAGTTGTATCAGCTCAAATATTTTCTGTTGCTCTTTTAATAATATTCATATTTAACATAGTAAGATCACAGGACACTAACGATATAGCAATAAATGTTATCATTTTTATAGCTTTCATTGTTTTCGGTATCTTCCTGCTAAAAAGTGTAAATAAGGAAATAGAGGCGAGAGAGAAAATAGAAAAGCTAGCCAAAGAACTTGAAGACGCAAATGTTAAATTAAAGGAGCTCGACCAGCAGAAATCTGAATTCATTTCCCTAACATCACATCAATTAAGAGGTCCGCTAACTGCAATCAAAGGTTATGCTTCCATGATTCTAGAGGGTGACTTTGGTCCTATTACAGATATCGTGAGGGGTGCAAATAATAAAATACTTCAATCAACAAGTGACCTAGTAATTCTGGTTGGAGACTATTTAGATGTTTCAAGAATCGAGCAGGGAAGAATGCAATATAATTTTGAGCGCTTTGATCTTGCTGAAGAGGTTAGAACGGTTATAAATGAACTAATACCAACAATAGAAAAAGCTCATTTGTCTATGGCATTTGATATCGATAAAGATGCAAATTATACCGTTGATGCTGATAAGGGAAAAATTAAACAGGTGATTGGAAATATTATTGATAACTCAATAAAATATACACCACATGGAGGTATTCATGTTTGGTTAACCAGAAAGGCAAATAGTAAAATATTAATTACAATTTCAGATACTGGTGTTGGTATAAAATCAGAAGTATTACCTATTCTCTTTAATAAATTCTCAAGAGCACCTGATGCTTCAAAGACAAATATTATTGGAACTGGACTTGGTCTATATATTGCCAAAAAGATGATCGAGGTACACAAAGGTAGAATCTGGGTGGAATCTGCGGGAGATAATAAAGGGTCAAGCTTCTTTATTGAGTTGGAGGGTCTCAACTAA